One window of the Eucalyptus grandis isolate ANBG69807.140 chromosome 6, ASM1654582v1, whole genome shotgun sequence genome contains the following:
- the LOC104448355 gene encoding formin-like protein 5, whose translation MSKRMIQGKMGLTKVGAFVVLVTLLCSSMAFCSKERERMGEEVPVRDVLDPLSGVMDKGLVEQLLINCRTDLIQIKDIVEALDVCLLQEASGNSNNFALECRSIAKEKIQQYFDIHPHAKHQLVDCLRKHSFLFPVSGEDFGSQNWYSEYIGSLSSKLGSSRRYLASESPAPAPSPVSGPPASSPAPSPGAPSTPVTSTSPSPPFFPRSPDAPTSPSTGSDNQSASTPSNKRNNKKSVVLAVVITASVTLVLVALLFLCYRRVCRTGPPVGRNDERPLLSLSLSDYSVGSPYKPYVYGSSIKEDKPGQQAFHNEKPSSLSGNYNVESSVLNNFSGKTSSVGIEVNATNLNPNPLPLPPGRAGSTVGFLKPPPGRADPLPPEPPAPPKPPGRTGLPPPAAPPPPPPPTVRPSAVGAGPKPPGPPPPPPGPPRAKPGPPPPPPPKGGAAPPRPPQPPGGLKVTRPSPPGANTSDAGGSDHEVDAPKAKLKPFFWDKVLANPEQSMVWHQIKSGSFQFNEEMIESLFGYAPANKNKNELKKESSSQDPSNQYNPIIDPKKAQNLSILLRALNVTIEEVCDALHEGNELPVEFLESLLKMAPTTDEELKLRLYSGEVAQLGPADRFLKALVNIPFAFKRMEALLFMSTLQEEVSTAKESYATLEVACKELRNSRLFLKLLEAVLKTGNRMNTGTFRGGAQAFKLDTLLKLSDVKGTDGKTTLLHFVVQEIIRSEGVRAARAASESQSLSSVKSDDLLEDVSHDSEEYYRSLGLQVVSGLSGELESVRKAASIDADSLTGGVAKLGHSLMKTRNFLNSEMKNAGEESGFNKTLKSFAQNAEIDVAWLLEEEKRIMALVKSTGDYFHGNAGKDEGLRLFVIVRDFLIMLDKACKEVRDAPKRPAKTQRKEGPTARSLSDSRQPASPDLRQRLFPAIAERRVDSSSSDDET comes from the exons GTGGAGCAATTATTGATCAATTGTAGGACTGACTTGATTCAAATAAAGGATATTGTTGAAGCCCTTGATGTATGTCTACTGCAAGAAGCATCTGGCAATAGTAACAATTTCGCTTTAGAATGTAGATcaattgcaaaagaaaagatccAGCAATATTTTGATATCCATCCCCATGCGAAGCACCAGCTAGTAGATTGTTTAAGAAAGCATAGCTTTCTGTTCCCAGTTTCTGGGGAAGATTTTGGCTCCCAGAACTGGTACTCTGAGTATATCGGGTCCTTGAGTTCTAAGCTTGGCTCTTCTAGAAGGTATTTGGCTAGTGAGTCTCCAGCACCTGCCCCATCACCTGTATCAGGACCTCCTGCATCCAGCCCAGCACCATCTCCTGGTGCTCCTAGTACTCCTGTGACTAGTACATCGCCAAGTCCACCATTTTTTCCTCGCAGTCCTGATGCTCCAACCTCACCATCTACAGGCAGTGATAATCAATCAGCAAGCACGCCATCAAATAAGcggaataataaaaaatcagtTGTTCTTGCTGTTGTAATCACAGCATCGGTCACATTGGTTCTTGTAGCACTTCTATTTTTATGCTATCGACGAGTATGCAGAACTGGCCCTCCTGTGGGCCGAAATGACGAAAGGCCCCTCCTCAGCCTAAGTTTAAGCGACTATTCCGTTG GTTCTCCATATAAGCCTTATGTCTATGGAAGTTCAATTAAGGAAGATAAGCCTGGTCAACAGGCATTCCATAACGAGAAGCCGTCATCTTTAAGCGGCAACTACAATGTTGAATCCAGTGTGCTCAATAACTTCTCAGGCAAGACCTCTTCAGTAGGAATTGAGGTCAATGCTACAAATCTAAATCCGAACCCCTTGCCACTGCCTCCCGGAAGGGCAGGTTCTACTGTTGGTTTTCTAAAGCCTCCTCCCGGAAGGGCAGATCCTCTTCCTCCAGAGCCACCTGCTCCTCCTAAGCCTCCTGGAAGGACAGGCCTTCCTCCTCCTGCTGCTccaccaccgcctcctcctcccACTGTAAGACCTTCAGCCGTGGGAGCAGGTCCTAAACCTCCTGGaccacctcctccacctcctggACCTCCAAGGGCCAAACCTGGTCCACCACCCCCGCCACCTCCAAAGGGTGGTGCAGCTCCACCACGGCCTCCTCAACCTCCTGGAGGTTTGAAAGTAACTCGACCCTCTCCTCCTGGTGCAAACACATCTGATGCAGGTGGATCAGACCACGAAGTTGATGCCCCAAAAGCCAAGTTGAAACCATTTTTCTGGGATAAGGTCCTGGCAAACCCtgaacaatcaatggtttggcATCAGATTAAGTCGGGGTCATTCCA GTTCAATGAGGAGATGATTGAATCTTTGTTTGGATATGCCCCAgctaacaaaaacaaaaatgaacttaaaaaagaGTCTTCTTCACAAGATCCTTCAAATCAGTATAATCCGATCATCGATCCTAAAAAAGCACAGAACTTATCCATTCTCTTGCGGGCCTTAAATGTAACGATTGAAGAAGTCTGTGATGCCCTCCACGAAG GCAATGAGCTTCCAGTCGAGTTCCTTGAAAGTTTGTTAAAGATGGCTCCAACAACGGATGAAGAACTGAAGCTCAGATTATACAGCGGTGAAGTCGCTCAGCTTGGTCCTGCTGATCGGTTCCTGAAAGCTCTTGTTAACATTCCATTTGCTTTTAAACGTATGGAGGCATTGCTTTTCATGAGTACTCTGCAAGAGGAGGTTTCCACAGCTAAGGAGTCCTATGCAACCTTAGAG GTTGCATGCAAGGAACTCAGGAACAGCCGATTATTTCTCAAGCTCCTTGAAGCTGTCCTGAAGACTGGCAATCGCATGAACACTGGAACCTTTCGAGGTGGCGCACAAGCATTTAAGCTGGACACACTTTTGAAATTATCAGACGTGAAAGGAACTGATGGCAAGACGACACTGCTGCATTTTGTGGTTCAGGAGATCATCAGATCAGAAGGTGTAAGAGCTGCTCGTGCAGCTAGTGAAAGCCAAAGCCTCTCCAGCGTGAAATCAGATGATCTCCTCGAGGATGTCTCCCATGATTCAGAAGAGTATTACCGAAGCCTCGGTCTTCAAGTAGTTTCGGGCTTGAGTGGTGAACTTGAAAGCGTCAGAAAAGCAGCGAGTATTGATGCAGACAGCTTGACAGGGGGTGTTGCCAAATTAGGGCATTCATTAATGAAGACCCGCAATTTCTTGAATTCAGAAATGAAGAATGCTGGGGAAGAAAGTGGATTTAACAAAACACTGAAAAGTTTCGCGCAGAATGCTGAGATTGATGTGGCGTGGTtgctagaggaagaaaagaggatAATGGCTCTGGTGAAAAGCACAGGCGATTACTTTCATGGAAATGCCGGGAAGGACGAGGGGTTAAGACTATTTGTGATAGTTAGGGATTTTCTGATCATGTTAGATAAGGCTTGCAAGGAGGTGAGGGATGCACCAAAGAGGCCAGCGAAAACACAGAGGAAAGAGGGTCCAACGGCACGATCCTTGTCAGATTCTCGACAACCAGCCTCTCCTGATCTGCGCCAGCGACTTTTCCCTGCGATCGCCGAACGACGAGTAGATAGTTCTAGCTCCGATGATGAAACTTGA